The window GAGAGGTCGATCGATGAGTATGCAGGAGCATGACATGAAAAGCCATGAAAGTAAGCAGAGGAGTGATCGATCAAGAAGGTATAGTCAAAAAGCCCGAAAAGCATCGCATGCAGTCGCCGCCTGTGCTAGTGTGCTGTGCCTGTGGACGTGATCTTAACCTGGATATGGACAGGATTCAGATGGAGAGATCGATGAGAGTAACGAGGCCCCAAGCTTTTAGCCATTTCTGTCGAGGCCCGGCCGGATAGTTAGCACAAAGCACAAGCATGCATCCAAAGGATCAAGAAAGTACAAAGCGATTGGacaaaaaccaaataaataaaCTCCCAAAGGAGCGATCGGAAGATACGTATCACCGCCCTCGGAAAAAAAGTTCAGAACAGGCATCTATCACCTGCGTCCAACTCGATCGATCTACCAAtcgaggattttttttttaaattctttaATTGATAAAATTAGAATACCGTACCCttaacattattttttaaagaaaataggCATTTTGGCCTTGGCAgtgcaaagtttttttttatgtacatATAATGTTACATAGACGACGTGGAAAAATGATTtagatatactacctccatttttaaATGGACGACGTCGTTGATTTTCACATATAATGTTTGacaattcgtcttattaaaaatataaatattatttattttactgtgatttgttttatcatcaaataaaatataatcttaacTTATACTATTAAGTATCTatattaaatttttgaataatatGAACGATCAAATATTGTGCAAAAGTTAGTATATAGAAAGAAATTTTTGTTCAAAGGGATTTAAGGAATGAAAAAAAGTATAAACTGAGTCAGCGCACCGGACTAGAAATGCAGACATGGGGCAGTAGAATCTATAGTGCTAGGTAGTACAGGCTCCCATGTTACTTGCTCACGCCTTGCTTTTTTCTCGTGCGATCGAGAGCACCTTTCGCCCATGCATCGCCCGCCGCGCCACGGATCGATGCTAGCTATAGATCGATCGAGCGAATAGCTACTCTACTACAGTTCGCCTGGGAGGAAGTACAGCGCGTGTGCATGGAGATCCGCATGCAGCCTCCACACTGTCCCCTTCTCTGACGAAGAACAAATTAAAGGCTGTGTTTGGCTGCGCTTTAGTCTGtgtgtcaaattttttttaaagtatacggatacacatttgaagtattaaacgtaaactaataacaaaacaagttACAGATttcacctgtaaactgcgagacgaatttattaagcttaattaatccgttattagcaattgtttaatgtagcatcatgttatcaaatcatggcgtaattaggctcaacagattcgtctcgcgatttacatgcaaattgtgtaattgattttttttcgtccatatttaatgctccatacatatgtccaaacatttgatgtgatgaaaaagttagaagtttgaataCAAAAGAATAGTCGTCGTAGGACGTAGGAAAAGCCAAGATTTCGAACCAAAGTTACGGATGCTATAAATCTTGACCAaagtatgtactccctccataccaaAATATAAGATAGGATGAAAACAAGTATGATAAGGTGGGTCCTACTTGTCATCCTCTATGGACTGAGGGTATTTTGGTCCTTACAAAAATATGGTATGAAAAAACCTGGTCCAACTGGGTCCAAGACGTATACAGTGGCATGgttaaaaatttgcaaaatacatATGGCACCCAGTAGATATCGGGAATAGTAgtggtgtattttttttaatttggcaaagttgcagtggcatggatccaattaatctaattttttaagcctaaataatctataattagcacatgtttactgtagcatcatatagactaatcatgaattaattaggttcaataggttcgtctcacgaattagtaCATAGTTATGAGatatgttttattattagtctacatttaatatttttaattagtgtcaaacatccgatgtgacaggaactaaattttagtccctggatctaaacaggccctaagaatTTTTGGACTCTGATCCGGTCTCTAAGATACTACTTTGATTAACGATATCTATAgaagtaaaatgttttaaataaaaaaagttgtatattatgatagtaagttgtttaatgataaatctagtaacatcaattttgcatgattgatcttttttttattttttttattaatagtcaaaattaaaaatgtttgacttgtcactgtgctaaaaaaatgtttatatggaacggagggagtatgcagaTTTTGTAGCCACGGATTGGACCTTTTTTTAAGAGAGATACGCCttacaattttatttttatttttgcattggGATCGATGAAGTGCACCgccataaaaatatatatgctcaAACATGTAAGTGGAGGATGCATGCCCTTTGCAGTACTACTGATGCCGCAGCCTTGGTTGACATGTGGATATAGACTCGCACGTCAATGTCTACTACTACATCAGTGGTACTGTAGAGAATCTCCACTGGCAAGATGAATATTTCCCTCCGATTGATTAATTTGATCCTCGGCTCGATTTTCCTCATCTTTATAATAAGAATACACCACCCTATTTTTGCCAAAAACATAAGAAAATATCACTTTACGGGAAAGCACTAGTTATATGATGGTGGAGGTTTGTGGGCTCAGCAGATGTGCATTGACGATGTATGATACCAAGTGTCGATGATGACGTGTGCAGCGTCCGAACTTAGAGGAGGGACGAACCATAGTGGACGAACTTGAGCAGTCAAACGTAGCAATATAACGCTTCTAAAAAGAACGGTTTTGCCCTATAAATAATActattttaatagaaaattgtAAAAATAGAAGTCACTCGACTGAAATCACAAGTTTAATACCCTGTCGAACTACATATCAAACAACTACGGCACGATTAGTACTGAACATACAATAATAGATAGCCTATCGAACAACTATTCTTCGACAGGTTTGTTAgtatatttaaataaaataaaaaaaatatgaaaagagACGTCTATCGAACTATAGCTGTTCGATAGGTCCTTCGACCCAACTGCAATGGCAGCATGTGCACTGCACGATgagcttttatatttttactttttagcaTGTAACCTCTGTCAAACAACAGTTGTTCAATATTTATCTTATCGAATAATGATTGTTCGATAGGGTATTAAATTTGTGATTTTAGTCGGTCGATctctatttttgcaattttctattaaaatagtattatttttaataagTTCCGAAGATATGCTCTAATGATAATTACCAGTGCACACCGACGAGCGGGATGACAGtacggaggaggaggcaaaaTCATAAATTCTTTTACGATGTGTTGCATGGAGAGTTAGCTCGGTAGTCATTGGAACCAAATTGGATAGGAAGCGTAACCCCGCCAAATATTACGCCACTCCAATGGAGAATAAATAGGATCGGTCGACCAGGGGAGGTGGGAAAATCggtcgctccccctccccccacgtgCGCACCCCCACTGGACCCACCCACTTGTCCCTCCCCTTTTCCACAAAAGATGTTTCACCTTAtacttacaatgtttcactatgtatagatctaatattgcaatgaattaaaatattcttttacaaCGAATcatccacatattttggaaaccccctattaagggaatttgtttcattttttttccaccaaaaatgtttcacctaatgcacttataatgtttcactatatatgaatcaaatgatgcagtgaactaaaacattccttcgctatttgctgaaacattgtttttatataaggtgaaataacacccgatttaagcgagtgaaacattttcgatctacttagtgaaacaattacgatatacctggtggaatatcgtgcaacatttacaaataattcaataatacgCTAATTTTTTCCGtcagaatatatccatgtgtggtcttgttttgaagatttaattgcaacgaatttaatggtgtaatcggatcataatttggataagtaatttaagagaaaaataagtttaaattaattttgcacgtaaatcgggttCTGACATCATTCTGACATCAGCATCCGATTTTTACCTCCTCCCATCAGGTGCCCGAGCCAGAATTCGCGTCCCACTCCAACATAAGCTAAAATTGTTTTTTGGCATGTATAGTGTGGAGGTCACGGCTGACGGCTCTACATTTATGGAGAAATCAGCGATTCAGGACGTCTGACACGATCTCCCTAACTCAAAACCAAATCAGATTGAGCACGTAACCCATCTAGAGTTGACGCCACCGATTAATTAATGTagcaaaagaaaacaacaaaagAGAGAGTCGGTTGACCATTCACACGTCTTTGTTAATATTATGGACTCTCTAGTtttatgtttttcttctttcaaAATTTAGtgatttaaacttttaaaattgataaatataaAGTTGTACCTGTAGTACTGGATTCTCACTTCATTATTTagttttgaaattattaattagcTAGATGTAATTGATATGTATTCTTTATTAATCTAGCTACCagatataatctaaaataagGATCATATAATGATTAGTTTTGAAGTAACATATAATTTCAATTTTAGATTTATAATACCAAAATAGTGGGTGCAACACACGTTTGACAAACCATATAATGTGTTATATTTGCACATTATATAAATATAACAGGCCAtagattttttagataatgaatttTTCATTAATCTGGTCTTTATATTCACAAAGGATATACAGCTAGCCAAAAGATACACGAGTACTACTTAGACTCCAAACATCATGAAGAGGAATACACaaaacacacaaaaataaaaggaaattcCATTTTTAACTTGAACAGCATTTCAAAATTTCTCCATTCTATGCACAAGCTAGTATTGTAGCTTATATTCTGTAACACCAAACAACTAAGGAAGCAGCTAGGTTTTATGACTTTGTTTAAAACTTAAATATTGTTTTCCTTTTGAGAGCAACCCCAAGAGGGAGATAACTCTAGTAATCTAGTTGCCCATTACATTCTGTTTTAGGGGCAGGGGGTATAGGAGATGGGGGTGCCCAATATATAGGAGGGGACTACCCATCGGGAACCCGATCCAAACATGTAAAATTCGGGTGCTGACGTCTGATGTCAGCACCACGCATGCGtgcaaaaccactttaaactaactttctcttaaattatttatccaaatcatgattcgattgcaccattaaattcgttgcaattaaatcttcaaaacaagaccacacatggatatattccgatgaaatttgtttagcttattattaaattatttttaaatgttgcacgatgttccaccaaatatatcggaattgtttcactaagtaggtcgaaaatgtttcaatcgtttaaatcgagcgttgtttcaccttacataaaaacaatgtttcagcaaatagcgaaagaatgtttcagttcactgcaacattagatctatacatattGAAACATCGTGAGTACACTaagtaaaatatttttggtagaacaaaaaatgaaacgaattctcttaatagagggtttccaaaatatatgggtgattcgttgcaaaagaatgtttcagttcactgtaacattagatcaatacatagtgaaacatcatgggtacactaggtaaaacatttttggtagaaaaaaagaaacgaattcccttaatagagggtttccaaaatatatgggtgATTTGTTACAACGACGTTCCATAATATCAAAATCCACTGCAATATTTGATTCGTACTTAGTGAAACATCAcgagtacactagctgaaacatcgTAAAACTACTGGTTGAAACATCAAAAGAACCATATGCAgcattctaaaaaaatatcaataaaaaagctaaaatatttttttgtcgaaatataatcatgtgtggtcttgttgtaaagatttaattgtaacaaatttaatggtgtaatcagaACGTAGATTAGATAAATGGTTTACAAGAAAAAAATCTTTTGAAGAAATGAGAGATGGGAGCATTTGTGTTGGATAACATCCAACGGCAACGTCACAGTCCGATGGATAGCCGTCCGATCCACGCGGCTCGACCTCATGGCGCGTGTGGCGACCGATTTTTCAGCGCACGATCAGATACGCGGTACTTAGCGTTTTCGCAATATATATAGATCTCCACAACTACTATTATTCCATCAGATATTATGGTCTAACCCGGCCGGTCTCAACATTTCAACACCACAGAAGACAATAACTATGTCCCATGAATGTGTGCTATAGCTGCCACATAAAGCCAACAACAAGCTAGCAGAGCACCATGCAATGGCCCGGCCGGAGACAACGCCCACTGTGCAAACCCTAGTGTGACGAGGAAAACAAACAGAGACACGCATGATATCTCCTTGCATGTTAGGTGGGGAAGAAAGCAAAGCCAAAGCTAGTGTGGGGCACTATGGGTGATCACAGCTATAGCACAGCAAACGCGAACAGAGAACAGTGCGTGGCTGGCTTCGTTTGATTTTGCTTTGGCTGGGGGTCGACCAAAAAGCTCGTTTTGGCCATATATATGTAACGCATGTGAGTTGCTCTTGCTCTGGCTTTGTAGGTCCTACTACTCCTGTATGCATGCACGGTACAGTCGTCTCGTCCCGACAGGAAGGACGAGGACAGCCGCTATTACCCCCACTCTCGCTGTCAAAGTTGCAATTGCATATCTCTTGCATTTGCATTGCATGGGCATGCCCGGCCGTTGAATCTTCCAAAGGCCGTAGTAGTAGTTGTTGTTCTGCTGGGGTTTCaaagttgtttgattttttctttccTCCAAAGGCAGGGAAATTCTTCGTTAAATCGATCTTCTCCTTTGAAAGCTCTTAATTTTGCTCAGAATTTCACCCGGGGTTTAATTTGGTACTCCCTCTGGTTATAAATAGGAGATATTTTAGGCAATGGCATGGTCGTTAGTGCACTTGTTTGgtcaatattaaatatatcgTTTCCaggtttataataattaaaactcaattaatcatacgtaaTAATTTTTTACGTGCTAGTATTTAATCTGAATCTTTATAAGATTCGAAAAGTAGTAGATCAGTATGAATAGGAACCAATTCCATAACGGATATGTATGACAGAATGAGGTGATCGATCTTTTGCTTCCATCCATGCACGCATAAGCTTTTTTGAATTGTTGACTAGGAATGATTCTGGAAACACACATAGCCGTGTAtagattcaaagtttggatttaaagtttagtccttttccatcgcatcaacatgtcatacatacaacttttcagtcacatcatctctaattttaaccaaaagcCAAACTTTACgctaaactaaacacagcctgggAGTAGTATGCTGAAGCAAAAGCCGGTCTTTTGGAGGATGGCTTTTAATTTCTCTCTGTCACCATCAAATCAAATCTCGTAGCCAATTCTCTTCTCAGCAGTACTAGAACAACAACGCAGGGGCGCCGGCCACTCCTTTGCATTGATAAAGACAGGCTGTGCCCCGGAAAAGTGGTGGTACTACGCTAGCACGCACAAAAGCCAGGGGGGACAAAGAAACATCTTGGTGATGTAATACACTCGCAGTGTTTGCTGCTGCATTGCCATGAAAGAAAAAGCCTTGCGTTTAATCCGTCCGGTTGCATTGCCTGTCTCCGTGCAGCACAACACATACATTTTCAGAAACCAAACAGTGCATGTACAATTGCATGCAACTTTTCAtcttaactaggaaggtagcgcTATGTATTTTAGACTGTGTTTGAAAAACTTACATAGGTGGAATATCAACCGATGACACCTGCAAGTTTTTCAAAAGTACTACTTCGAAAAACTTATATTGCCATGATTGAAAAACTTGTATTGCGCGGGCATGTATTTAGATTGCATTTGAAAAGCTTATATACGCGGAATATCAACCGGATGACACATGCCATGTTTCAAAAGTACTATTTCTCCGTAatttttcttcatcaacattacTTAGATAATTTTTCCATGCTATTTGTtagcttttaaaatatataatatttaatccaTCGGTATAAACAATTATGTATGATCTGTATAAACACCTGCAATGTTTCAAAAATACCTATTTAAtttgtttgaaaaacgtgcctaacaaaataaacataaagTAAAATGTTTTGTCTTGTTTAATTGATTGTTTAGTGGCCTTTTTTAATAAATCCTAAAGAACTATTATTGTTAGTAAACATGCTTTATTTGTACCATCAAGTTAGTCATCTTTTTAGTTGGTTCAATATGCATGTTTTACATACTTACATATAAATTAACAAAAACATATCTTAGAACCTCGCTTCCTTTTAATATGTGTGATCTATAGGAAAATATAGTCGACATGAGTCCAAAAATTTAAATATAATAGTAACAAATATAACCAACTATATATTAATATCTTAGTGTGGCTTAATATGCAGACAAACTCGTAATAATATGGTATTGGATAGATGCAAGACCACTAATATTTAAGCATTTAATAATTGTTAGAAAAATGGAACATGTAATGGTTGGTTCAATTTTAGTGAAAAGTTCAAACTTatttgattttctccaaatagTTCAATTTAGTCCCTAttgatattttaaattgtaaattttattttattccagTTCAAAATATAGGGGTTATGGATAGAGCAATAGtcagattaaaaatcaaatgtgTAGCTTAAAAATATACATGTTTTAATATTATTGATTATTTCTTGCAATAAAAAATTGATGGGTAGAGGAGAGAGTGGTGAGTTAGAGCTGAGAGGAGAGGGGACGGGTAGTGTTGTGCTGTGCATATGTGACGGGAGGGCGAAGTGGAGGGGTGTTCTTTTCctaaatgatttaagtgaaaaccgatgatttttttgtcaaaatttctaatatccttttttttctaaattttaagaCGTAGCGCATGGCGGCTTAAGATTTTCTCTAAAATTATATCTACTGGTAAAAAAATGGATCCACCTATTAAGTGGAAACTAATGGTCAGATGTCTTTATTTACAGTTTCTGaggttttatttttaattaagaCATAACACGTGACACATACAGAGAATGCACAATGATTTGAGGTCATATAAACCTATTgtcattttttatttataatattctgtattttttttctatttggttaTCATGCAAAGATAGGTGTGTATGCTCAAATGGTGTATTTTTAGTTTTATACAGTGAAATATGAATAATATGCGTcttgaattttttatttaattataaataaaataacaattcaaataaactaaaaatcaGATATAACATAAGAAAAAGTGGATTAATCTGTTGTAACTATgttcttttctattttaataaaattatattaacATCGGGGGCCTCCCCTGCTGTGttctcttaaaaaatatataacataaGAATCATAATTATATTGCTTTGTAATTATTGATCTTTTTGTATTATGTTGTCAATTAGTTAGAAATTATAAGGAGGAGTTGAGTGAGAAAGGAAAAGAACACAAAGTAGAAGGGGACAAAGTACACCcacatataattatattttttacatttgtAGTGTTTTAGTTACCATTACTTTATTAACTAAAAATAGAATAAAAGTTTTATTGATTGATTAAGATATATCATTTTTACTCATCTTTTCGTATATAGGAGATACTGAAAATATGAACACTACAGATTTACTAATGTTATTTTGGATTTATTATAATATCAAAATGGGAGGAGTAATTTTTTGGAACAATACTCAGAgttattagatttattttaCTTTTGTCATTACATATCTAATTGAATTATTCCGAACCGGGAGAATAGAGACATTCTCCAGTAGTGTAGTTGTTTGAATGGCACACAAAGCCAGAAAATATAACCCCAAATATGGGTCTTTAAATGTATAGTAATCAAAATACATAAGCAGAAATATTATTTATCTGATTTAGGGATCCATGATGTAGATGTTATAGTTGCTTATTTCTTTAGCATAACTCTTGCTTTCTAACTAATATATTTTGGTATGTTTATTTTTACCTTTATGATTGTAGAtattatttaattattatgaAGTTATGCACGATGATTGAGTCTATAATATCATtattatttcatattttttataattgctTGAATGGCACGTGACCGTCtgaaaataaaatccaaattgactttttttttctcaaagttGAATTATAGTGAACATTTGGCTTTAGCTGTAAATTTAgtcataaataaatttaaagaTATAAGTGGATCAAAAAATAGTTCTAATTAGATGTTATAGTTGCTGAATTGTTTAACACCAATTTTTTGCTTTTGTAACTAATAAAGTATGAATAGAAGAAATATGtgcaatatgaaaaaaattgagggAAGAAGGGGTGGAAGTACATTACGAACGTACGCACTTGTTACCTGTAAAAAGaaaacgtacgtacgtactgtaCGTATAGGCCTAGGTGGACCCTTGATTGGGGTtagggagtttttttttctttagataaATCTAACGGtggtaaataatgggtccacctaatttaatgaaaatcaatggctagatgttttgtttttatttcttagaatttttagaaatttctctaatttaaaaTGCCATGTcgtggcttaggagcgtttgtaggacaTTTAAATTTCCTACAAACTCTCCTAGGCCGTCACGTGGCATTCTACAATCCCatcgttgattttcatttaaattggtggacttGTTATTTTAGACTGCTAGATTATATCTATTTAAAAAGTTCTctgtcgattttcatttaaattagtggacccattattttagaccgttagattatatctattttagaaagttatttttaataagataactGATGTTATCATCATAGATTATATATTGTGttacaaatattatatataaaattaaaattatactcTTCATAGACTACATTAAAATCCATAAACTCTAGACTACATTGAAATTACTCATCAGATTATATGTAATGGGTCACAATTATGCTCGTTGCAAATTAAGAATCCCATATAATTGACAGCTCATGCCATCCTCAtatttcaaatatatattttttcctgtAAAATATGAGACCCATGAAAACACATTTTCTATTTACGGTAGCATCGAGACCACTCCTTTATATAACAGTGATTGTGTGTTCGCTCCCGGCTAAAACTCTATGGAAAAACAGATCTTTTGACTCCACGGTAACAAATTATGGTGTGTATTTTTAACTGCCTTAATTAattaggaaagaaaagaagagattgATGGGGGAGGAatttgtacgtacgtacgtacacatGTGGTGACAGCCAAGGAAAgggtgagggggggggggggtttaagTTTTGATCTAAAGGTTAATAGTATCGGGTCCACcgttttaaatgaaaattgacggtcagatatttttcttttttcatattttttctctaatttattaaagcgccacgtggtggcttaggagcgtttatagggtgACACATGGCggtttagaagcgtttgtaggaagtttaatgaacttttagtatataatatatatgacTAATTCCAGGTAAAGGGAAAGTACTTACTAACATTCACCTATACTAAACTTTAGTAGTGAATGACTTGTTTGCCATAGAAGTTGACCAGATGCTTCTGTTAATTGCAGAATATGTCTCTGATCAAATGATCAATACGTATTGTGCTTGATTTGGGATTGTTCAATGTTCATTTGGGCTGAATTAACCAGGAAAGGGAGCACAATGGACAAGGCTCAAATATATGAATGGAGGAGCTACCACTAGCTAGGTGAAAAAACATGCATGTACAACGAGTAATGCATGAGTCAAGCTACCAGCGGCATACAAGCAAGTCAAAGAATTCACATCACCAACAGATTGACAATAAACTAAACTAGACAGGtgaaaaataaacaaagtggTGAGCTAGTGCTACCCCCCAAAAAAACATAAGTAAAACCGAGTAATATTGGGTTGGAACCCCAAAAGGACCTCATTGGCTTGGAAGTGGCCTAGCCTTCCTTCCCTGCCCCCCTAAATTTACCATTGTACCCCTCACCCTCCTCTCTATATATACATACCCAGCACCCTTCACTCCCTTCTCCAAGTGTTCAAGCTCACCTCAGTTGATTCTAGCTTAGCAACACACAAGcacacagctagctagctcagctCTCTGTGCTTCTCTAGCTAAGCTAATCGTTTTCAGGCGAAGGAAGCACACACATCTCCATTTGTGCATCAGATCACCGGCCAGGTCGTCGGCGAGAATGCAGtacggagcggcggccgagcagGCGTGGTacatgccggcggcggcgccggcaccgaTGGTGGAGAGCGCGGTGGCGCGGGTGGAGCGGCTGGCGTCGGAGAGCGCGGTGGTGGTGTTCAGCGTGAGCAGCTGCTGCATGTGCCACGCCGTGAAGCGCCTCTTCTGCGGCATGGGGGTGCACCCGACGGTGCACGAGCTGGACCTCGACCCGCGCGGCCGCGagctggagcgcgccctggcgCGCCTCGTCGGGtacggcggccccgccgccgcgtcgccgcccgtcgtccccgtcgTCTTCATCGGCGGCAAGCTCGTCGGCGCCATGGACCGCGTCATGGCCGCGCACATCAACGGCTCCCTCGTCCCCCTCCTCAAGGAGGCCGGCGCGCTCTGGCTCTAGGCCTCGCCCGCCCGCCATTGGCGTGCTCTGGCTTAGCCCCCCTAGTATACCTAGCACGCAAAAAGCTttacctgctgctgctgctgctgctgctaatgaagaagatgaagatgatgatgatgactagCAAGTAGTTGATTGATTTAGCTGCTGCTAATAGGATATCCATCGATCGAGATACAGCCCATTTACACGGTGCTAGCTAATTAATCAGTGTGTGAGTGAGTGTGTGTTTGAGAGTGAGTGAGCTAGAGCTAGAAGAAGAGAGATCGAGGTTGGTGTGTGTGTGCTTTTTTCTTCACGACGACTGCCTCTGTCCGTCTCGTGCATgcttcgcgcgcgcgcgcgcgcatgtg of the Oryza sativa Japonica Group chromosome 2, ASM3414082v1 genome contains:
- the LOC4329462 gene encoding glutaredoxin-C3; translation: MQYGAAAEQAWYMPAAAPAPMVESAVARVERLASESAVVVFSVSSCCMCHAVKRLFCGMGVHPTVHELDLDPRGRELERALARLVGYGGPAAASPPVVPVVFIGGKLVGAMDRVMAAHINGSLVPLLKEAGALWL